A single window of Bombus affinis isolate iyBomAffi1 chromosome 15, iyBomAffi1.2, whole genome shotgun sequence DNA harbors:
- the LOC126924946 gene encoding alpha-glucosidase-like: MFRLTITLCFLLVALSAAVNVNWYKNAIVYQIYPRSFKDSNGDGIGDLNGITSKLEHIKDIGATALWLSPIYKSPQVDFGYDISNFTDIEPTYGTLADFDRLIAKAKSLGLKVILDFVPNHSSPEHPWFKKSIQRIKPYDEYYVWRNAKIVNGTRKPPNNWLSCFGGSAWEWNNVRKQYYLHQFAVGQPDFNYRNKGLNQEILNVFTFWMNRGVDGFRIDAINYMFEDINFRDEPSSNRTDVPKDDYDSLIHIHTMDQNENYGTLSSWRKLMNDHSNRTKSDPKLILSEAYTTHDRTIKYYSAGSNVPFNFMFISSLNNKSTALDYKNLIDSWVKTVPRGNVPNWVVGNHDNHRVGSRFGTERANMIVQMAMLLPGIAVIYNGDEIGMVDRPFTYKETVDPAGCNAGPDRYFLKSRDPARTPFQWDNTTSAGFSNSTKTWLPVHPNYKTLNLAAEKKATSSPYQLFKQLMNIKKRQVIARGSLNVAVLDKQVLGITRTLGSETVIVTLNFGSEPATVNARAALPVPPAMVVHVADVDSYPRPGTMVFTDSITIPASSSVIYTSPNIYRSMNE, from the coding sequence ATGTTTCGACTAACGATCACGTTGTGTTTCTTATTGGTCGCGCTAAGCGCGGCAGTAAACGTGAACTGGTACAAGAATGCCATCGTGTACCAAATCTACCCGAGGAGTTTCAAAGACAGCAACGGAGATGGTATCGGTGATTTGAACGGTATCACCAGCAAGCTGGAGCATATTAAGGACATCGGTGCCACTGCTCTCTGGCTATCACCAATTTATAAGAGTCCACAAGTTGATTTCGGCTATGACATCTCCAACTTTACCGACATCGAACCCACTTACGGAACTCTAGCGGATTTCGACAGACTGATAGCCAAGGCCAAGTCCCTCGGGCTCAAGGTGATCCTGGACTTCGTGCCTAATCATAGTTCTCCCGAGCATCCCTGGTTCAAGAAGAGTATTCAAAGGATCAAGCCGTACGACGAGTACTACGTCTGGCGCAACGCCAAGATAGTCAACGGGACCAGAAAACCGCCAAACAACTGGTTGAGTTGCTTCGGAGGCTCGGCTTGGGAGTGGAACAACGTCCGCAAGCAATACTATCTGCATCAGTTCGCTGTAGGTCAACCAGATTTTAATTATCGCAACAAAGGTTTGAATCAAGAGATACTGAATGTGTTCACATTCTGGATGAACCGCGGGGTCGATGGTTTCCGCATTGACGCCATCAATTACATGTTTGAGGATATCAATTTTAGGGATGAACCGAGCTCAAACAGAACCGATGTCCCTAAAGATGATTACGACAGTCTGATTCATATTCACACGATGGATCAGAACGAAAACTACGGAACGCTCAGCAGCTGGAGAAAGCTGATGAACGACCACTCCAACCGTACCAAATCCGATCCTAAGCTAATTCTCTCGGAAGCATACACCACTCACGATCGTACCATCAAATACTACAGCGCTGGCTCCAATGTTCCCTTCAACTTTATGTTCATCTCGTCACTGAACAACAAATCTACCGCGCTGGACTACAAAAATCTGATAGACAGTTGGGTGAAAACCGTGCCGCGTGGCAACGTGCCGAATTGGGTCGTGGGCAACCACGATAACCATCGCGTGGGGTCCAGATTCGGCACTGAACGAGCTAATATGATTGTCCAAATGGCGATGCTCCTACCTGGTATAGCGGTTATTTACAACGGAGACGAAATCGGAATGGTAGACAGACCATTCACGTACAAGGAGACTGTAGACCCAGCCGGTTGCAACGCTGGTCCTGACAGATACTTCCTGAAATCCAGAGATCCAGCAAGAACACCGTTCCAATGGGACAATACCACCAGCGCTGGATTCTCCAATAGTACGAAAACCTGGTTGCCTGTGCATCCCAATTATAAGACCTTGAACCTGGCAGCCGAGAAGAAAGCAACTAGCTCCCCATATCAGCTGTTCAAACAGTTAATGAACATAAAGAAACGACAAGTAATTGCAAGGGGCTCCTTAAACGTTGCAGTATTAGATAAGCAGGTTTTGGGTATTACTCGTACTCTAGGAAGCGAAACTGTAATCGTTACGCTCAATTTCGGTAGTGAACCTGCCACTGTAAATGCTAGAGCTGCCTTGCCAGTTCCTCCTGCCATGGTAGTTCATGTTGCTGATGTTGATTCCTATCCTCGTCCAGGTACCATGGTTTTCACCGATTCGATAACTATTCCTGCATCTTCCTCCGTCATATATACCTCTCCTAATATATATCGTTCCATGAATGAGTAA